ctgctgctgttgcacggtggcctgttgctgctgtacgggttgctgttgctgctgtgcggtTTGCTGTTGTTGTAAAGGCTGCTGCTGCACGGGCGCTTGAGCAAcaggctgctgttgctgttgcaccgacggctgctgctgctgttgcaccggctgctgctgctgatatactggctgctgctgttggtacacaggttgttgttggtagacaggctgttgttgctgcgggATCTGCCCAGCGTGCTGATAAACCTGGTTGGGATGGAGTTGCACTGGCTGCTGACCgtactgctgttgctggtacTGCTGAGcgtattgctgttgctgctgtgcgtattgttgttgctgttgagcGTGTACCTGGTCCGGTTGCTGGTAGTGCAGCTGTCCACCTGGCGGGGGCGCCTGTTGGTAGGCCACCCCACCTGGGGGTGGTGCAGCATAGTAGCCCTGCGGCATGTTTGGATGCGGGGCCAGCTGGCCCTGGGCGATCAGGCGCTGCACCTCTTCTTGGCGCCGCCGCTCGTATTCCAGATACTCCTCGTGCGTGTACTGTGGCTGTCGGTCGATGGTCTCCCACTCAGGGTCCTTTTGGAACTCCTCCTTGTTGGTCTGCAACATGAACTCCTCGATGCTGATTAGGCCATCGTGGTTGGAGTCCGTCTCCTGGAAATAGTGCTCGCGCATACGCTCCATCTCCTCGGCCCGCTCCCTCATGTCGTCCTCAGGCAGATCACTCTGGTAGACCTTGTCCAGTTCCTTGACGAACAGCGCCTTAACCTCCGCCTCGTCCCAGTATCCATTGCTGTCAACATCGTGAATTGAGAAGAAGGTTTTCGGATCAAAGTCGTTCTTGTCCATGTGGTCCTGCTTCTCCCAGACATCCTCCAGTTGGGCCTTGTTTCCGGGGTGGTGCAGCTTCTCGTGGTCCTTGTGCTTCTGCTCCTTCTCCTTGACCTCGGCCTCGAACTTCTTACGCGACTCCTCATCCATCTCCTTTTTCTGCGCCTCACGCTCGAACTCCTTTTGCATTTCGTACTCCTTAAACTCGCCGCGCCGCTTGCGATCCGCCTCAGCCAGGTCGTCGGAGGTCTTCTGGATCAGCTTGCGTAGATCCTCGATCTCGAAGGTGTGCTCGTTGTCGTGGTCCAGATGCTGGGAGACCTTTAGGTGCTTCCGGTCAATGTCGTTGGACAGCTCGTAGGCCTGGTTGGCCAGTTCGCGCAGACGCTCTACTTCGCGACGCTTAATTTCGTCCAGCTTGGTGCGCACATGGTGATTCACATAGTCCAGCTCTTGTGCGATCTTGCCACTCTGCGAATCGGAACAATGAAACAAGAATGGTGAGGGGGACACACAAAGTCATGCTACTCCTATTGTCAAATTTGCAATTTGGACCACCTTTTGCCCTTTTAGCCAAAATCGTTTTTAACTTTGAGAATCATCTTGGGAATTTGACTACAGAAAGTATAGCATAGCGTAATGTATTGAAGTCTCTAGAAGCTTAATAGTTTTGATGGATTTGGATAGACTGCAGTGCAAAGAAGAGATGGTAACAAAAAgtactttaaatataaattatataatgtCCCCTGCAAGATTGAATAAACTTTCGGTTGGTTTTGAATATAGTTTCCTAAACatgtaaatcaaaatattgGTGGCCACTTTGTACCAAGAATTTTCCTTCCTCTTTCGGGAAATCCCCTCCCTACTTACGCGAATGTCGGCCTCGGGCGCCTTGTCCAGCTTCTTCCGGAACTCGGGATCCGCCTCCAGGGCCTCGACCACCTCCCGCAGGTAGCGCTCGTACTCCAGGGCCGTTTCCACGTCGGCGGTGGCCGGAGTGGAGGACTCCGCCTCCTTGGGTTCCTTCTTGTTCTGGGTCACAGGCAAGGCGACAACCGAGGAAACCGCAATCAGGGCCAATCCCAGCAGGGCTACGTACTGTGCCATGGCTTCGAGAGTGTGCTTGTGGCGAGTACTTCCCAGTTTTGTCCAATTCTGGGCAACAACTGTGCAAATATCTCCACAAAAAACAAGTATTCTCAATACTTTATTCTGACGTGTCGAGATTGTTGTCGCTCATAAAGGTGGAGAGCCATCGATGTAACCGATGTTCACAAAATATCGATGTATGTTTTTGGCCTAT
This window of the Drosophila biarmipes strain raj3 chromosome 3L, RU_DBia_V1.1, whole genome shotgun sequence genome carries:
- the LOC108028773 gene encoding nucleobindin-2, coding for MAQYVALLGLALIAVSSVVALPVTQNKKEPKEAESSTPATADVETALEYERYLREVVEALEADPEFRKKLDKAPEADIRSGKIAQELDYVNHHVRTKLDEIKRREVERLRELANQAYELSNDIDRKHLKVSQHLDHDNEHTFEIEDLRKLIQKTSDDLAEADRKRRGEFKEYEMQKEFEREAQKKEMDEESRKKFEAEVKEKEQKHKDHEKLHHPGNKAQLEDVWEKQDHMDKNDFDPKTFFSIHDVDSNGYWDEAEVKALFVKELDKVYQSDLPEDDMRERAEEMERMREHYFQETDSNHDGLISIEEFMLQTNKEEFQKDPEWETIDRQPQYTHEEYLEYERRRQEEVQRLIAQGQLAPHPNMPQGYYAAPPPGGVAYQQAPPPGGQLHYQQPDQVHAQQQQQYAQQQQQYAQQYQQQQYGQQPVQLHPNQVYQHAGQIPQQQQPVYQQQPVYQQQQPVYQQQQPVQQQQQPSVQQQQQPVAQAPVQQQPLQQQQTAQQQQQPVQQQQATVQQQQQTAQNQPIPQQQVHNQSPPPAQSQQVPVQQQQKQHQETANQASQQH